ACTCCAAAGGGAGTACTTTTGTTTGGCCCTTCAGGTGTAGGTAAGACAATGCTTGCAAAAGCTGTTGCTGGTGAAGCTAATGTTCCATTTTTCTCAATGGCTGGTTCAGAATTTATGGAAATGTTAGTTGGTATTGGTGCGTCGCGAGTACGTGATTTATTTGCACAAGCAAAAGCTCAAGCACCATCAATTATTTTTATAGATGAAATTGATGCAATAGGTAGACAGAGAGGAAGAAGTGGAATGGTTGGGGGACATGATGAAAGGGAACAAACTTTAAATCAAATTTTAGTTGAGATGGATGGCTTTACTCCTAACGAGTCGGTAATTGTACTTGCTGCCACAAATAGAGGTGATCTTTTAGACCCAGCACTTTTAAGACCTGGAAGATTTGATAGAAGAGTAACACTTGATATGCCTGACAAAGAAGGAAGAGTGGCAATTCTAAAAATTCATTCTCAAGGCAAAACTTTTGGGAAAGATATTAATTGGGGGAGAATCGCAGACAGAACAGTAGGCTTTTCTGGGGCAGACTTGGAGAACATGTTAAATGAGGCGGCAATTGGGGCAGCAAGACTAAACAAGGCAGAAATTGATATGGGTGACGTTGAAGAATCGGCAACTAAGGTTAAAATGGGACCTGCCAAAAAGAGACTTCAAAGTCTAAATGACAAGAAAATAACTGCATACCATGAGGCGGGCCATGCAATTGTTACTCACTATACAAAGGATATGGACCCAGTTCATAGAATTTCAATTGTGGCTCGAGGTATGAGTCTGGGCCACACCTTAATTCCACCTGCGGCAGACAGAACCCATGACACCAAGACAAGACTTTTAAATCAGATATCTGCAATGATGGGTGGACGTGCTGCTGAGCAGTTTAAATTTAACGAGATGACTAGTGGTGCAAGTAATGATATTGCGGTCGCAACAAGAATTGCAAAGGCTATGGTTGTGGAGTGGGGAATGAGTAGTTTAGGTCCAGTTAATTATGGTCCAGATGTTCAAGCTGGAGAATTTGGCCAGACTGAATATTATCAAGAAAATGCAGTTTCTCCTTCTACACAAGAAAAAATAGATGCTGAAGTTAGAAAAATACTTGAAACTGCACTCAAAAATGCTGAAAACTTAATTAAGAAACATAAAAATAAACTTGAGGAAGTGGCTAAGTCACTACTTAAAGATGAAACAATGGACAGAGAATCATTTGAAAAAATTGTCGGTAAAAAAGAAGAACCTGTATTATTAGAAAAGGTGGTGATTAAATAATATGGCATATAAAAGATTGCAAATCAACTATAATAGTTATGTTAGATTTTTAAATCTGGGAAATAGTCAAAAAGTTGATCCAGAAGTACAAGAAGAAGGGGGTGGAGATTTAACTGAACAAGCTTGGGAAAGAAAACAGGCAGGTTTAGATGAGGGGGGAGTATTAGTTGGTCAGATTCAATTTGACGAACCTACTTTAGAGAAAATAAGAGCCAAAAATAGCAAAGGTAAGGAACTTTAAAGATTTACCTAAAAACGTAGCCAGTAGAAATTTTTTGATAGGGTATTTGGTTGCCCCAGCAAACATACCTGCGAGGTCAAAAAGTGGGTTTGGTATTGCTCCTAATATAAAAAGTGTCAAAAATCCTGACTTATTCATCCACTTTTCTATTTTTTTAAAATGTTTATGGTCGGTTACTACAACACGTCCACCGACTCCCGCCATAAAGCCTGTCAATTCCCCAATAGTGGCACCCAAAGCTACCACAAGTCCTATAAGGAGAGGATTGTAGATAGATCCACCCACAAGGGCTGAGATGATGACAGGTGCTGGTATTGCTATAGTGGCGTTACCTAAGACGCTAATTAAAAAAATTCCCAAAATTCCATAGCCCTGAAGTTTTTCTAGGTCATTTCTAAAATAAATAATAACTCCACTAATTAATACTGAAGCAAAAATTAATAAATATTTAACAATTTTTTCTTTGTTATTACTAAACCATTTTTTTACCACGAAGTGGCAAGCTTTGCTTATTTTTGACATAACTATATTCTAACTGTAAAATCGTTTATATAAAATGACATTATCAATCCCAGAAAACTTAAAAGAAGAAATGGCTGACTTTTTAGGTTCACTATCCGATCGTGACCATAAAATGCTTCAATTAAAAGTTAAGGGGATGACAAACTTTTTGCGAAAGGCTGCTAGACGTATGCCAAATGGGTGCACAATAGGTAGGTGGGATGATAAGGGAGGACAAACTCCAAATGAAATAGACACAGATGATACTAACCCTTAAACATTTTTTTATCTTCAAACTGATATAATAGCTTCATGAGCAAGCTCGTAATTTTTGATGGGAATGCAATAATGTATCGTGCATTTCACGCACTTCCACCGCTAACTTCAAAATCTGGTGAACAAATAAACGCACTTTATGGACTTGTTTCAATGCTTATTAACATTGTAGAAAATTTAAAACCCACTCACATTATTTTTTGTTTTGATGAGAAAGAAAAAACATTTAGAAATGAATTACTTCCAACATATCAGTCTCAAAGGCCTGAAATTCCATCTGAGTTGATACCACAATTTAAAAAAGCACGTGACTTTTTAAAATCTGTAAATATTCCTGTTTATTCAAAGTCTGGTTACGAGGCGGACGACGTAATAGGTACAATAACAAAACTAGTAGTCACTAGTTTCCCACTAATTAACGAGACAGTGATTGTTACTGGTGACAGAGATATATTACAACTTGTTGATGACAAGAATAATATTAAATTATTTATGCCGATAGCGGGTCTTTCAAATGGCAAAATATTTGCGGAAAAAGAAACCATAGAAAGGTTAGGAGTACCACCTACCAAAATACCTGATTACAAAGCACTCGTAGGGGATCCGTCCGATAACTATTTTGGTATACCAGGAATAGGTCCAAAGACTGCCACTTCACTTTTGACCGAATATGAGACTTTAGATGGAATTTATGAACACATTGATGAAGTTCCTGAAAAGTTAAGAGAGAAGCTTATTGATGGTAAAGAGTCAGCATATCTTTCTTACAAACTTGCGACTATTGTCAAAAATGTTCCAATTAAAATTGATATAGAAACGTCAAATAATTTCGATTTGGTTTCGGAAAATGTATTAAAGCTTTTTGAGGAGTATGGTTTCAAAACTTTAACTGCTAGAATAAAGAAATTAGGAGAACAAATAGAAAAAGAAAAACAAGGATCACTATTTTAAAAAATGAAAATAATAAGCAAAGCTTTGCAAAATAAGAATTTTGTAAAAGTCGCAATCGTACATGATTATTTAAAAGAGTTTGGGGGAGCTGAAAAAGTTGTTGAAGCTCTCCTCGAAATTTGGCCAGATGCACCAGTCTATACATCTGTTTTTCTTCCAAAATACGCAGGACCTCACAGAGAAAGAATTGAGAAGTGGAATATAAAAACATCAATTTTGCAACACATTCCTTTTAAAGCAAAACTGATTAGTATGTTTAGATTTGTTGCACCCTTTATTTTTGGATTTATAGACTTATCAAAGTTTGATGTGGTTATTACATCGAATGCAGGAACCTATACATCTCCAAATTTTGTAAAAGTTAGTAAAAAGACACTGTTTATCG
This bacterium DNA region includes the following protein-coding sequences:
- a CDS encoding VTT domain-containing protein; the encoded protein is MSKISKACHFVVKKWFSNNKEKIVKYLLIFASVLISGVIIYFRNDLEKLQGYGILGIFLISVLGNATIAIPAPVIISALVGGSIYNPLLIGLVVALGATIGELTGFMAGVGGRVVVTDHKHFKKIEKWMNKSGFLTLFILGAIPNPLFDLAGMFAGATKYPIKKFLLATFLGKSLKFLTFAIFGSYFL
- a CDS encoding 5'-3' exonuclease H3TH domain-containing protein — its product is MSKLVIFDGNAIMYRAFHALPPLTSKSGEQINALYGLVSMLINIVENLKPTHIIFCFDEKEKTFRNELLPTYQSQRPEIPSELIPQFKKARDFLKSVNIPVYSKSGYEADDVIGTITKLVVTSFPLINETVIVTGDRDILQLVDDKNNIKLFMPIAGLSNGKIFAEKETIERLGVPPTKIPDYKALVGDPSDNYFGIPGIGPKTATSLLTEYETLDGIYEHIDEVPEKLREKLIDGKESAYLSYKLATIVKNVPIKIDIETSNNFDLVSENVLKLFEEYGFKTLTARIKKLGEQIEKEKQGSLF
- the ftsH gene encoding ATP-dependent zinc metalloprotease FtsH, whose amino-acid sequence is MKLNQVKKETKNVSTGEPKNSKKPAKKQVTVKFKVNIWTVVFGILLILFFVPPLFSMFGISNVDTKIDLSVALDDIRQEKIEKVVIEKDNLVLSYKDGSTKITTKEEGQSFTDLLENAKIDVSSVGFSITDQTVAKAVAEVLSIVLPIILFAGIFLYIMRSQTRGAQDIFSFGRSKAKMFAKGKQNVKFADVAGVDEAKKELVEVVDFLKNPEKYRKIGARTPKGVLLFGPSGVGKTMLAKAVAGEANVPFFSMAGSEFMEMLVGIGASRVRDLFAQAKAQAPSIIFIDEIDAIGRQRGRSGMVGGHDEREQTLNQILVEMDGFTPNESVIVLAATNRGDLLDPALLRPGRFDRRVTLDMPDKEGRVAILKIHSQGKTFGKDINWGRIADRTVGFSGADLENMLNEAAIGAARLNKAEIDMGDVEESATKVKMGPAKKRLQSLNDKKITAYHEAGHAIVTHYTKDMDPVHRISIVARGMSLGHTLIPPAADRTHDTKTRLLNQISAMMGGRAAEQFKFNEMTSGASNDIAVATRIAKAMVVEWGMSSLGPVNYGPDVQAGEFGQTEYYQENAVSPSTQEKIDAEVRKILETALKNAENLIKKHKNKLEEVAKSLLKDETMDRESFEKIVGKKEEPVLLEKVVIK